One window from the genome of Musa acuminata AAA Group cultivar baxijiao chromosome BXJ1-4, Cavendish_Baxijiao_AAA, whole genome shotgun sequence encodes:
- the LOC135650783 gene encoding uncharacterized protein LOC135650783 isoform X2 has translation MLSPVTTRFGISTVLDARSPSLAPSVTLLDSFQNDMRRFDGSLDKKEWRRNANDLESNRRWRDEERETGLLGRREWKKEGDRETEYRKNDRHPDNISMREAPDLRTLSSSDWLHEVSNRSAGNESRRDSKWSSRWGPEDKDKEPWKEKKADVDKDGSHAEKQSFIANLRPWSGSDSHDRWRPRHRQEIHSSGSSVLRAAPGFGLERDRVEGPPVPFTSGRGRSNSVTVLQFGKSSAAGPIGAVPINKEQFRYPRGKLLDIYRNQKMSVVDAIPDGFEEVPPVTGSSSLTPLAFVAPDVDEEVLLKDIWKGKVTSHELSLSQEKAVIINETEIDGGKTIVEKKHDEKGSITTSRDLDTDCKSENNPDIRINLVGPDGLAPVVVDHDVVYDKPVSDGNIINSEINVGEIELVNVDGRSCLLDILKNIKLEGEDSTVSLDVSAMLPDESYPLFDASFEIPNTNKHEISKIEKKHLEQGTSLEELSLLYQDPRGDIQGPFLVVDIISWFEQGFFGTDLPVCLSDAPEGTPFQPLGEIMPYLKLETHTISDAPSAENFEAVDTTRGNLDACVASSHSNGSFITNGQQRVLSWDALGHHMKPNVVESEASVNPNKERLSFSNSEAPLGTACVDGKIFQDFAGQDAEVVSFSGRPMSDMEVSGKLVNDHIALSSSTTGHHFMVADTGNTSFSSHKISRDNDLNPLGLLWSELEATHVKHPLSSTIPLSSEKLIDNHDAARNAFLFSHNQEQFNLTSDYPVAKESWANNCRMSKGLNIIHDTIYANNLSRFEAQPNQLNLEQQLLFQQLQKQQHEEQCLLAHQDVEFAGKFFNQMHRSVHQHHLVNQRSMEDLERLLKYQFEQQRLLDQLQQQHQLHQRHQQLQEHQMQLLQHHLQFHEPQQPQKQIHRGDLLHQHLLEPGSGASNIDSHEMNMFEQVLLRQHLLNETHQQSHNLLLHHDATIEQLLQANVSRSLQRRNHNDLLDVLSHSKQRQVPPLEQQFLLRLQREQLQGQKYSTASRKLPGMEEERHVGGVWSVDESGQFIRTAASPHQNHSARLGHLDILRTPQSLSSPEQPSHLHRNFPSHERMQQGPYERGPHPIDRSMHMHAVTPNSNLKLLNAIARAQGPDGQGHLDHFHTPGQIGQFPSSAHPCQSDVFEFTGTHLDAAEKLWSEPSRHQPADLMQSHLKQLQIEAENQRRGINMIEDPNWASYVENDGNSEYGFRDLIHREIPQSQHTKGLVVATATPSYEQRDSSWIYSQPVFEHAFKLGPDRAGLSSSFSEGSLFAQVGQPPNEQLVNNNLEDGVNNFESSRSTLRSNSTTSLEQKHFQSDMDLIERDKFVNYVGGASLQRLGFSNLVEGERGKMQGLKGTSGTQSAMETQESGVMQFEGGGHEEQHIDKPSRHDSSGKAGGGLVFYNYEMGLDSANLEETNNMISGDLPKGTDKLFSKHACDLPATSPATVSDLISSRPPERRNPITSGSSKEGKRESAGNPASQSIETSISNKKDLRFCQTSSGNNADVIEPSFSEMLKSTKKPMPELVETLEAGSIGKSAKKRGKKGRQIDPSLLGFKVHSNRILMGEIQRPDD, from the exons ATGCTAAGCCCAGTGACAACAAGGTTTGGCATTTCTACTGTACTG GATGCTCGGTCACCCAGCTTGGCACCTTCTGTAACCTTGCTTGACTCCTTTCAGAATGACATGCGGCGTTTTGATGGCTCACTGGATAAGAAAGAATGGAGAAGGAATGCCAATGATCTTGAAAGCAATCGCCGATGGCGTGATGAGGAGAGAGAAACTGGTTTGCTTGGTAGGAGAGAATGGAAAAAGGAAGGTGACCGAGAAACTGAGTATCGTAAAAATGACCGCCATCCTGACAATATTTCTATGAGAGAAGCTCCTGATTTGAGGACTTTGTCCTCATCTGATTGGTTGCATGAAGTTTCTAATCGTAGTGCAGGCAATGAAAGTCGCCGTGATAGTAAGTGGTCATCAAGGTGGGGTCCTGAGGACAAAGACAAGGAGCcatggaaagaaaagaaagcggaCGTAGATAAAGATGGTTCTCATGCTGAGAAACAGTCTTTTATTGCTAACCTCCGTCCCTGGTCTGGGTCTGATTCTCATGATAGATGGAGACCTCGACATCGTCAGGAAATTCATTCCAGTGGATCTTCAGTGCTCCGTGCTGCACCTGGATTTGGTTTGGAAAGAGATCGTGTTGAGGGTCCACCTGTGCCTTTCACTTCTGGTAGAGGTAGATCAAACTCTGTTACAGTATTGCAATTTGGCAAATCATCTGCTGCTGGCCCCATTGGTGCAGTCCCAATAAATAAAGAACAGTTCCGGTATCCCAGGGGAAAACTTCTTGATATCTATAGGAATCAGAAGATGTCTGTTGTTGATGCTATCCCAGATGGTTTTGAAGAAGTTCCTCCAGTAACAGGATCTAGTTCTCTAACTCCTTTGGCCTTTGTTGCACCTGATGTAGATGAAGAG GTTCTTCTGAAAGATATTTGGAAGGGGAAGGTCACAAGCCATGAACTCAGTTTAAGTCAGGAAAAGGCAGTGATAATTAATGAGACTGAGATTG ATGGGGGCAAAACCATAGTTGAGAAGAAACATGATGAAAAGGGATCTATTACCACTTCTAGAG ATCTGGATACGGACTGCAAAAGTGAGAATAATCCTGACATTCGGATTAACTTAGTGGGGCCTGATGGTCTGGCTCCGGTGGTGGTAGACCATGATGTTGTTTATGATAAACCAGTTTCAGATGGTAACATTATTAATTCTGAGATTAATGTTGGTGAGATAGAACTGGTAAATGTTGATGGGCGATCATGTCTTTTGGACATTCTGAAGAATATCAAGTTAGAAGGAGAGGATTCAACTGTTTCACTTGATGTTAGTGCTATGTTACCTGATGAGTCATATCCTTTGTTTGATGCATCTTTTGAGATCCCAAACACCAACAAGCATGAAATCAGCAAAATTGAGAAAAAGCATTTAGAGCAGGGAACTTCTCTTGAGGAGTTGAGTTTATTATACCAGGATCCCCGAGGAGATATACAGGGTCCTTTTCTAGTTGTCGACATTATCTCATGGTTTGAACAAGGTTTCTTTGGTACAGATTTACCTGTGTGTTTATCAGATGCTCCCGAGGGCACACCATTTCAACCACTAGGTGAAATTATGCCTTACTTGAAACTGGAGACTCATACCATCTCGGATGCACCGTCTGCTGAAAATTTTGAAGCTGTGGACACTACAAGGGGAAACCTGGATGCTTGTGTTGCCTCGTCCCATTCTAATGGCTCTTTTATTACGAATGGTCAACAACGGGTGCTATCATGGGATGCTCTGGGTCATCACATGAAACCCAATGTTGTTGAGAGTGAAGCTTCAGTAAATCCTAACAAAGAAAGGCTGTCTTTTTCCAATTCAGAAGCACCTCTGGGTACCGCATGTGTTGACGGAAAAATCTTCCAGGATTTTGCTGGGCAAGATGCAGAAG TTGTATCGTTTAGTGGTAGGCCTATGAGTGACATGGAGGTGTCAGGAAAGCTTGTTAATGACCACATTGCTCTATCAAGCTCCACTACTGGTCATCATTTTATGGTGGCGGATACAGGAAATACTAGTTTTTCCAGCCATAAGATTTCAAGAGATAATGACTTAAATCCTCTTGGATTGTTGTGGTCTGAGCTGGAAGCAACTCATGTGAAGCATCCCCTTTCATCAACTATTCCTCTCTCGTCTGAGAAGTTGATTGACAATCATGATGCTGCAAGAAATGCCTTTCTGTTTAGCCACAATCAGGAACAGTTTAATTTAACAAGTGACTACCCTGTTGCTAAAGAATCATGGGCCAACAACTGCAGAATGAGTAAGGGTTTAAACATAATTCATGATACCATTTATGCAAATAACTTGTCACGGTTTGAAGCCCAGCCCAACCAATTAAATTTAGAGCAACAATTGCTCTTCCAACAATTACAAAAGCAGCAACATGAAGAGCAATGCTTGCTGGCCCATCAAGATGTTGAGTTTGCTGGAAAATTCTTCAATCAGATGCATAGATCTGTCCACCAGCACCACCTTGTTAATCAACGATCTATGGAGGATCTAGAGCGCCTACTGAAATATCAGTTTGAACAGCAGCGGCTTCTTGATCAGTTGCAGCAGCAACATCAATTGCATCAACGACATCAACAACTGCAAGAACATCAGATGCAATTACTACAACATCATCTTCAATTTCATGAACCTcaacaaccacagaagcagattcATCGTGGAGATTTGTTGCATCAGCATTTACTTGAACCTGGTTCTGGAGCATCAAATATTGATTCTCATGAGATGAACATGTTTGAACAGGTTCTTTTAAGGCAGCATCTTTTGAATGAGACACACCAACAGTCTCATAATCTTCTGCTGCATCATGACGCAACTATTGAGCAACTTCTCCAAGCAAATGTTTCCCGGAGCTTGCAGAGGCGGAATCATAATGATCTATTGGATGTTCTATCTCATTCCAAGCAGAGGCAGGTGCCTCCGTTAGAACAACAATTTCTTTTAAGGCTTCAGCGCGAGCAGCTTCAAGGACAAAAATACTCCACTGCTTCAAGGAAGCTGCCTGGCATGGAAGAAGAGAGACATGTAGGAGGGGTCTGGTCGGTTGATGAATCTGGTCAGTTCATCAGAACTGCAGCTAGTCCCCACCAGAACCATTCTGCCAGACTTGGCCACTTAGACATTTTGCGGACGCCACAGTCACTTTCATCACCTGAACAGCCAAGCCATCTTCATCGAAACTTTCCATCACATGAGAGAATGCAACAAGGTCCTTATGAACGAGGGCCACATCCTATAGACAGGTCAATGCATATGCATGCAGTTACTCCTAATTCAAACTTGAAACTCTTAAATGCCATAGCACGAGCTCAAGGTCCAGATGGACAAGGACATCTTGATCATTTCCATACTCCTGGTCAGATAGGACAATTTCCTTCTAGTGCTCACCCTTGTCAAAGTGACGTATTTGAGTTCACCGGCACACACTTGGATGCAGCAGAGAAGCTCTGGTCTGAGCCAAGCAGGCACCAACCAGCTGATTTAATGCAATCCCATCTGAAGCAGTTGCAAATAGAAGCAGAAAATCAGAGGAGGGGCATCAATATGATTGAGGACCCAAACTGGGCATCATATGTAGAAAATGATGGAAACTCTGAATATGGGTTCAGAGACTTAATCCATCGAGAGATTCCTCAATCTCAACATACTAAAGGGTTGGTAGTTGCTACTGCTACGCCATCCTATGAACAAAGAGATTCTTCTTGGATCTATTCTCAGCCTGTTTTTGAACATGCTTTTAAGCTTGGCCCAGATAGAGCAGGATTGAGTAGTTCTTTCTCAGAAGGTTCTTTATTTGCTCAAGTAGGACAGCCACCAAATGAACAACTTGTAAACAATAATTTGGAAGATGGTGTCAATAACTTTGAAAGTAGCAGGTCAACTTTGAGATCTAATTCTACAACATCACTTGAACAGAAACATTTCCAGTCAGATATGGATTTAATTGAAAGAGATAAGTTTGTTAATTATGTTGGTGGTGCTTCCTTGCAACGGTTAGGTTTCTCCAATCTTGTGGAGGGGGAGAGAGGGAAAATGCAGGGTCTAAAAGGTACTTCTGGGACTCAATCAGCTATGGAGACACAGGAAAGTGGGGTCATGCAATTCGAAGGTGGAGGTCATGAAGAGCAACACATTGACAAGCCTTCCAGACATGATTCATCTGGCAAGGCTG GTGGAGGATTGGTCTTCTACAATTATGAAATGGGACTTGATAGTGCTAACCTTGAGGAGACCAATAACAT GATTTCTGGTGATCTGCCAAAAGGAACTGACAAGTTGTTCTCGAAACATGCCTGCGATCTTCCTGCTACATCACCTGCAACAGTATCAGACCTGATCTCTTCTCGACCTCCCGAGAGAAGGAATCCTATTACTTCTGGATCTTCCAAGG AGGGAAAGCGAGAATCTGCAGGGAATCCGGCATCTCAATCTATAGAGACGTCAATCTCCAACAAAAAAGACTTGCGATTTTGTCAAACTTCCTCGGGCAATAATGCAGATGTTATAGAACCTTCATTCAGTGAGATGCTGAAGAGCACTAAAAAGCCGATGCCTGAGCTGGTCGAGACTCTAGAAGCCGGTTCCATTGGTAAGAGTgcgaaaaaaagggggaagaaagggaGGCAAATCGATCCATCTCTCCTTGGATTTAAAGTGCATAGTAACCGTATATTGATGGGTGAAATCCAGCGCCCAGATGATTGA